CTCCGACAGAAGAAGCTCGAACAGCTTCAGGACCAACAGGAGGGCGGCGGCGCCGGCGGGGCCGAGGAGGCCCAGCAGCGCCAACAGCAGCAGGCCGACGCCCAGAAGAAGGCGATGCTCCGCCAGCACCTCACCGACGGCGCGCGAAAGCGGCTCAACTCCGTGCGCATGAGCAAGCCCGACTTCGCCGACCAGGTCGAGCGCCAGGTGCTCGCGCTCGCCCAGAGCGGGCGCATCCAGGGCAAGATCGACGAGGAGAAGATGAAGGCCCTGCTCAAGGAGCTCCAGCCCGACCAGCAGAGCTTCGACATCAAGCGGCGCTGAGCCCGCGATGGAGCTCGGGCTGCTGTACAGCGGCGGCAAGGACTCCTCGCTCGCGGCGCTGTTGCTCGACTCGTTCTACGACGTGACCCTCGTCACCGCCACCTTCGGGATCACCGACGACTGGACCCACGCCCGGCGCTCGGCCGAGGCGACGGGCTTCGAGTTCCGAACGCTCGAACTCGATCCCGACGTCGCCGAGGCGGCCGTCGACAGCCTCCTCGAGGACGGCTACCCCAGAAACGCGATCCAGGCGGTCCACACCCACGCCCTCGAGGAGCTCGCTGGCGAGGGCTTTTCGGCGATCGCCGACGGCACCCGCCGGGACGATCGGGTGCCCTCGGTCTCGCGGGCCCAGGCCCAGAGCCTCGAGGACCGCCACGGCGTCGACTACATCGCCCCCCTCTCGGGGTTCGGCCGCGGGGCGGTCGACCGGCTCGTCGAGGCCCGCCTCGACGTCGAGTCCGGCCCCAGCGAGACGATCTCCCGGGCGGACTACGAGGCCGAGCTCCGCGCGCTGCTCGTCGAGCGCGAGGGTCCCGACGCGGTCGGGGAGGTCTTCCCCGACCACGATCAGACCTCCGTCACCGGGTTCCGGTAACGATAGCGAACCGTTCATTGCACGCAGCGGCAACCCTCCGGTATGGATCCCGGTCTCCTCGCCAGCGTTCTGGCTGCCCTGCTCTGGGGGAGCTATCTCTTCGCGCTCAAGCGCTACTTCTCGGGCTACTCCGCGAGCGTGATCACCGTCGTCGTCCACACCATCGCGATCGCCCTCTACGCGCCGGTCGCGATCGCGTCGGTGCCGCCCGACGCCCTGGGGACGCTCGCGGCCGGCGGGCCCGGCCTCGCGACCATCGTCGTCGCGAACGCGCTGGCGTTCGTGGCGTTCATCCGGGCGATCGAGGCCGGCGAGATCTCCTACGTCGCCCCGATCAGCAAGATCGTCCCCGTCTTCGTCCTCCCCCTCGAGATCGTCCTGCTGGGCGAGTACCTCACCCCCGTCCAGATCTCGGGGGTCGTACTGGCGACGCTCGCGGTCTACGTCGCGAACTTCACCGGCGGCTCGCTGCTGGATCCGATCAGACAGGCGCTTCGCTCGCCCGCGGCGGGTTTCGCGCTGCTCAGCGCGGCGCTCTACGCGGTCGGGGACGTGGGCCGGCGGGTGACGCTCCAGGAGCTCGCGCTGCCTACCGAGCTCTTCGTCGTCGGTCTGCTCGGGGGGATGGTCGTCGTCCTCTCGCCACACGCCGCCCGGAGCTGGACGCCCATCCGGGGGGACCTCCCGAAGTTCCTCGCGGCGGGGCTGCTGGTCGCGGTCGCCGAGCACCTCACCGCGCTCGCGTTCTCGCTGGTGCCCGCGAGCATCGCCTCGCCGATCATCAACACCCAGGCGATCGTCGCGGTCGTCCTCGGTGGCGTGCTCCTCCGCGAGGCGGCCTTCCGCACCCGCCTGGTCGCGGCGGTCCTCGCGGTGATCGGCGTGACGCTGATCGCGCTGTGAAGGCGACGGGGCCTTGTGGATCGGGGGTCTACACCCGCCGTGATCCCGCCGCTCGTCCGCCGCTGTCCCGACTGTGGCCACCTCGGGTTCGGCCCCCGGTTCTCCGCGGTCGAGACGGAGGAGGGCCGTCGCCTCGAGTGTCCCGCCTGTAGCGCCCGCTTCGAGCCGGTCGACCGGCCCTTGCTGAACTGACGGAGGGAACGCGGGCCCGGAGGCGAGAGGAACAGGTTGAAGCGCCCCTCACGCGAACCCCCGCGCATGTACGAGCGGATCAAGGGCTTTCGTGACTTCTACCCCGAGGAGATGCGCGCGCGGCGGGACGTGACCGACCAGCTCGAGGACGTCGCCCGGCGCTACGGCTTCCGGGAGGTCGGGACGCCCGCGCTGGAACGCACCCAGCTGTACGTCGACAAGAGCGGCGAGGAGATCACCGACGAGCTCTACAACTTCACCGACCAGGGCGGCCGCGACGTGGCGATGACGCCCGAGCTCACCCCGACGGTCGCGCGGATGGTCGTCGCCAAACAGCAGGAGCTCTCGAAGCCGATCAAGTGGTTC
The sequence above is a segment of the Halalkalicoccus tibetensis genome. Coding sequences within it:
- a CDS encoding asparagine synthase-related protein; the protein is MELGLLYSGGKDSSLAALLLDSFYDVTLVTATFGITDDWTHARRSAEATGFEFRTLELDPDVAEAAVDSLLEDGYPRNAIQAVHTHALEELAGEGFSAIADGTRRDDRVPSVSRAQAQSLEDRHGVDYIAPLSGFGRGAVDRLVEARLDVESGPSETISRADYEAELRALLVEREGPDAVGEVFPDHDQTSVTGFR
- a CDS encoding DNA-binding protein; this encodes MSERPDDDRLEELRQKKLEQLQDQQEGGGAGGAEEAQQRQQQQADAQKKAMLRQHLTDGARKRLNSVRMSKPDFADQVERQVLALAQSGRIQGKIDEEKMKALLKELQPDQQSFDIKRR
- a CDS encoding DMT family transporter, with the translated sequence MDPGLLASVLAALLWGSYLFALKRYFSGYSASVITVVVHTIAIALYAPVAIASVPPDALGTLAAGGPGLATIVVANALAFVAFIRAIEAGEISYVAPISKIVPVFVLPLEIVLLGEYLTPVQISGVVLATLAVYVANFTGGSLLDPIRQALRSPAAGFALLSAALYAVGDVGRRVTLQELALPTELFVVGLLGGMVVVLSPHAARSWTPIRGDLPKFLAAGLLVAVAEHLTALAFSLVPASIASPIINTQAIVAVVLGGVLLREAAFRTRLVAAVLAVIGVTLIAL